The Pseudomonas sp. DG56-2 genome contains a region encoding:
- a CDS encoding RND family transporter has protein sequence MANIQQDTLPVVRNLGDFDARSGNMLERLVFNHRLPFMVCMLLATLVLGYMAVTRLELRPSFEKMIPQSHPYIQNYLENRQSLRGLGNSLRVVVENTQGDIFDPAYLQTLRHINDELFLSQGVDRAWMKSLWSPAVRWTEVTEEGFQGGPVMPDGYQGSQADIEQLRQNIERANIVGSLVARDFKSSMLIVPLLDQDSATGRGVDYHAFSQKLEQLRSQYEAQGTYKIHVIGFAKLMGDLIDGLIQVMLFFALAVVTTLVIIYLYTRCVRSTLLVVLCSLTAVVWQLGIVAWLGYAIDPYSILVPFLIFAIGVSHAAQKMNGIMQDIGRGTHRQVAARYTFRRLFVAGVTALLADAVGFAVLMLIDIPVIQDLAITASIGVAVLIFTSLLLMPVALSYIGVGRKAAERALRIDSRAAEHRGFGKLWDLLDRFTTRKWATAALLVAGVLGAGGFALSLQLKIGDLDSGAPELHADSRYNRDNAYITDHYALSSDTFAVMIKTAPEGCLRYQTLVLADRLAWELQQHAGVQTTLSLTNAVRQITAGTYEGNPKLNSIQRNQDVLNYAAQQASVNAPELFNNDCSLMPVIAYLTDHKADTLDEVVAVAERFAQANSSDDRQFLLAAGSAGIEAATNIVVRDANRTMLLLVYLAVTLFCLITFRSWRATLVAVLPLILTSVLCEALMVMMGIGVKVATLPVIALGVGIGVDYALYLLSVQLHYQRKGLPLSEAYQNAVAFTGRVVGLVGITLAAGVVAWAWSPIKFQADMGILLTFMFLWNMLGALILIPALSYFLLPGNKAQAPASSTVAADGLQQTTKEVECSHHV, from the coding sequence ATGGCCAATATCCAACAAGACACCTTGCCGGTGGTCCGTAACCTTGGCGACTTCGATGCCCGCTCCGGCAATATGCTCGAACGTCTGGTGTTCAATCATCGTCTGCCGTTTATGGTGTGCATGCTGCTGGCTACCCTGGTGCTGGGGTACATGGCCGTGACGCGCCTGGAATTGCGCCCAAGTTTCGAAAAGATGATTCCCCAGAGTCATCCGTACATTCAGAACTACCTGGAAAATCGCCAGTCACTGCGCGGTCTGGGCAACTCGCTGCGCGTGGTGGTGGAAAACACCCAGGGCGACATCTTTGACCCGGCGTATCTGCAGACCCTGCGCCATATCAACGATGAACTGTTCCTCAGCCAGGGCGTGGACCGCGCCTGGATGAAGTCACTGTGGAGCCCGGCGGTGCGCTGGACCGAAGTGACTGAAGAAGGCTTCCAGGGCGGCCCGGTGATGCCCGACGGCTACCAGGGCTCGCAAGCCGACATCGAACAGCTGCGACAGAACATCGAACGCGCAAACATCGTCGGCAGCCTGGTTGCCCGCGACTTCAAGTCGAGCATGTTGATCGTGCCGCTGCTCGACCAGGACTCGGCCACCGGCCGTGGCGTCGACTACCATGCGTTCTCGCAGAAACTTGAGCAATTGCGCAGCCAGTACGAGGCGCAAGGCACCTACAAGATCCATGTGATCGGCTTCGCCAAGCTTATGGGCGACCTCATCGACGGTTTGATCCAGGTGATGTTGTTCTTTGCCCTGGCGGTGGTGACCACCCTGGTGATCATCTACCTCTATACCCGGTGTGTGCGCAGTACCTTGCTGGTAGTGCTGTGTTCATTGACCGCGGTGGTCTGGCAACTGGGCATTGTTGCCTGGCTGGGGTATGCCATCGACCCTTACTCGATTCTGGTGCCGTTCCTGATTTTCGCCATTGGCGTGTCGCATGCCGCGCAGAAAATGAACGGCATCATGCAGGACATTGGCCGCGGTACCCACCGCCAGGTTGCCGCACGCTATACCTTCCGCCGCCTGTTTGTTGCCGGTGTTACCGCACTGCTGGCCGATGCGGTGGGCTTTGCCGTGCTGATGCTGATTGACATTCCGGTCATTCAAGACCTGGCGATCACTGCCAGTATCGGTGTGGCGGTATTGATCTTTACCTCGCTGCTGCTGATGCCGGTGGCACTGTCGTACATCGGCGTGGGGCGCAAGGCCGCCGAGCGCGCCCTGCGTATCGATTCGCGGGCTGCAGAGCATCGTGGCTTCGGCAAGCTCTGGGACCTGCTAGATCGCTTTACCACCCGCAAATGGGCGACGGCCGCCTTGTTGGTCGCCGGCGTATTGGGAGCAGGGGGCTTTGCCCTGAGCCTGCAGCTGAAAATCGGCGACCTCGACAGCGGTGCGCCCGAGCTGCACGCCGACTCACGCTACAACCGTGACAACGCCTACATCACCGATCATTACGCGCTTTCCAGCGATACGTTCGCAGTGATGATCAAGACCGCCCCGGAAGGCTGCCTGCGGTACCAGACGCTGGTACTCGCCGATCGTCTGGCCTGGGAGCTGCAACAGCACGCCGGGGTACAGACCACCTTGTCGTTGACCAACGCGGTACGCCAGATAACGGCCGGCACCTATGAAGGCAACCCCAAGCTCAACAGCATTCAGCGCAACCAGGACGTGCTCAACTACGCCGCCCAACAGGCCTCGGTCAATGCCCCCGAACTGTTCAACAACGACTGCTCGCTGATGCCGGTGATTGCCTACCTGACGGATCACAAAGCCGACACTCTGGATGAAGTGGTGGCCGTTGCCGAGCGCTTTGCCCAGGCCAACAGCAGTGACGATCGCCAATTCCTCCTGGCTGCCGGCAGTGCCGGGATCGAAGCGGCAACCAACATTGTCGTGCGCGATGCCAACCGCACCATGCTGCTGCTGGTGTACCTGGCGGTCACGCTGTTCTGCCTGATCACTTTCCGCAGTTGGCGGGCCACGTTGGTCGCCGTGCTGCCGCTGATTCTCACCTCGGTGCTGTGTGAGGCGCTGATGGTGATGATGGGGATTGGCGTGAAAGTCGCGACCTTGCCGGTAATTGCCCTGGGCGTGGGCATTGGCGTGGACTACGCGCTGTACCTGCTCAGCGTGCAACTGCACTACCAGCGCAAGGGCCTGCCGTTGTCCGAGGCGTATCAAAATGCCGTGGCCTTCACCGGTCGAGTGGTCGGCCTGGTCGGCATCACTTTGGCTGCCGGCGTGGTCGCCTGGGCTTGGTCACCGATCAAGTTCCAGGCCGACATGGGCATCCTGCTGACCTTCATGTTCCTCTGGAACATGCTCGGCGCGCTGATCCTGATTCCGGCGCTGTCGTATTTCCTTCTGCCTGGCAACAAGGCCCAGGCACCCGCTTCCAGCACCGTCGCTGCCGACGGGCTGCAACAAACAACCAAAGAAGTCGAGTGCTCGCATCATGTCTGA
- a CDS encoding acyl-CoA dehydrogenase C-terminal domain-containing protein, producing MSDYLPPLRDMDFLFNEVFDLPAVWSRIPALAEHIDVDTAKAILEQAGKVIAQVIAPLNRSGDEQGCRWEDGRVITPDGFAEAYRAYAEDGWVGVAGATQYGGMGMPKVIGAQVEEMLNAANLSFGLYPMLTAGACLSLLNHASDALKAQYLPAMYEGRWTGSMCLTEPHAGTDLGLIRTRAEPQADGSYRISGTKIFITGGEQDLSENIIHLVLAKLPDAPAGARGISLFLVPKVMVNDDGSLGDANALGCGSIEHKMGIKASATCVMNFDGATGYLVGDLNKGLNAMFTMMNYERLGVGIQGLALGERSYQNAIEYARERLQSRAPTGPVASEQAADPIIVHPDVRRMLLTMKALNEGGRAFSTYVALQLDLAKYSEDEQERNRAQAQVALLTPVAKAFLTDMGLETTVHGQQVFGGHGYIREWGQEQLIRDCRITQIYEGTNGIQAMDLVGRKLVADGGKAYSQLSAQMKAFAQRLDPSRSEFSEPLLAAIDNLDELTAWLLDRAQGNPREIGAAAVEYLHVFGYTLYAYMWAQMADVAQARDEQGTFYTSKLGTARFYFARLLPRIQSLSATVKAGSASLYLLDAEQL from the coding sequence ATGTCTGATTACCTTCCACCGCTGCGCGACATGGATTTTCTGTTCAACGAGGTGTTCGACCTCCCGGCCGTATGGTCACGGATACCAGCGCTGGCCGAGCATATTGATGTCGATACCGCCAAGGCCATCCTTGAACAGGCGGGCAAGGTCATTGCCCAGGTCATCGCGCCGCTCAATCGCAGTGGCGATGAACAGGGTTGCCGCTGGGAAGACGGTCGAGTCATCACCCCGGACGGTTTCGCCGAGGCTTATCGCGCCTACGCCGAAGATGGCTGGGTCGGCGTTGCAGGTGCGACGCAATACGGCGGCATGGGCATGCCCAAGGTTATAGGCGCCCAGGTCGAGGAAATGCTCAACGCTGCCAACCTGTCGTTCGGCTTGTACCCGATGCTCACCGCTGGCGCCTGCCTGTCGCTGCTCAATCACGCCAGCGACGCACTCAAGGCCCAGTATCTACCCGCCATGTACGAAGGGCGCTGGACCGGTTCGATGTGCCTGACCGAACCGCATGCCGGTACCGACCTTGGTTTGATTCGTACCCGCGCCGAACCTCAGGCCGACGGCAGCTACCGGATCAGCGGCACCAAGATCTTCATTACGGGGGGGGAGCAGGACCTCAGCGAGAACATCATTCACCTGGTACTGGCGAAGTTGCCGGATGCACCTGCAGGGGCCAGGGGCATTTCGCTGTTCCTGGTGCCCAAGGTGATGGTCAACGACGACGGTTCGCTGGGGGATGCCAACGCCCTGGGGTGTGGCTCGATCGAGCACAAGATGGGCATCAAGGCATCGGCCACCTGCGTAATGAACTTCGACGGTGCCACTGGCTATCTGGTGGGCGACCTGAACAAAGGCTTGAATGCCATGTTCACCATGATGAACTACGAACGTCTGGGCGTAGGCATTCAGGGCCTGGCCCTGGGTGAGCGCTCTTATCAGAACGCCATCGAATATGCCCGCGAGCGGTTACAGAGCCGCGCCCCGACCGGGCCTGTGGCCAGCGAACAAGCTGCCGACCCGATCATCGTCCACCCTGACGTACGCCGCATGCTGTTGACCATGAAAGCCTTGAACGAAGGCGGGCGGGCGTTTTCCACCTATGTGGCCCTGCAACTGGACCTGGCCAAGTACAGCGAAGACGAGCAAGAACGCAATCGCGCGCAGGCCCAGGTGGCGCTGCTGACCCCGGTGGCCAAAGCCTTCCTTACCGACATGGGGCTGGAAACCACGGTACATGGTCAGCAAGTGTTCGGCGGCCATGGCTACATTCGCGAATGGGGCCAGGAGCAATTGATCCGCGATTGCCGGATTACCCAGATCTACGAAGGCACCAACGGTATCCAGGCCATGGACCTGGTGGGGCGCAAGCTGGTTGCCGATGGTGGCAAGGCCTACAGCCAGTTGTCTGCGCAAATGAAAGCATTCGCCCAGCGTCTGGACCCATCGCGGAGCGAGTTCAGTGAGCCGCTGCTGGCGGCCATCGACAATCTGGATGAATTGACCGCGTGGCTGCTCGACCGTGCCCAGGGCAACCCCCGCGAAATCGGCGCGGCGGCAGTGGAGTATCTGCATGTGTTCGGCTACACGCTGTATGCCTACATGTGGGCGCAAATGGCCGATGTGGCTCAGGCACGCGATGAGCAGGGTACGTTCTACACCAGTAAATTGGGAACGGCGCGCTTCTACTTCGCACGCCTGCTGCCGCGCATCCAGTCGCTCAGCGCCACCGTCAAGGCCGGCAGCGCCAGCCTGTACCTGCTCGACGCCGAACAACTGTGA
- a CDS encoding fatty acid--CoA ligase, with translation MIETRVIAPAPGAYSYPLLIKRLLLSGVRYQPGQEIVYADKLRYNYITLQERIQRLANMLVAAGVKAGDTVALLDWDSHRALECFFAVPMLGAVLHTVNVRLSAEQIRYTMNHAEDKLVLVHDDFLPLMEQLQDELETVEGFIRLGDAQPCTSALPVLGEYEALLAAAATAYEFPDFDENSLATLFYTTGTTGNPKGVYFTHRQLVLHTLNELGTLAACGAEPLLRSGDVYMPITPMFHVHAWGVPYVATALGIKQVYPGRYEPNQLVRLFREEQVTFSHCVPTLLQMMLDSEEGRNTDLTGWKMLLGGSALTQGLATRASNRGIRVHCGYGMSETCPLLSLTNLTPQDLALPMDQQIPLRINAGVPIPLVDLRIVDEQGNQVAHDGESLGEIVVRAPWLTQGYLKEPEQGAALWADGWMHTGDMACINARGVVQIRDRIKDVIKTGGEWISSVALESLISQHPGVDSVAVVGIADAQWGEQPLALVVCVAGMHLDQQSLAQHLQQFVDSGSLNKWAVPRQVRFVDEIPKTSVGKINKKLIRELHACQA, from the coding sequence ATGATCGAAACTCGCGTGATTGCCCCGGCGCCCGGGGCCTATAGCTATCCGCTGCTGATCAAGCGCCTGCTGCTTTCCGGTGTGCGCTACCAGCCTGGCCAGGAAATCGTCTACGCCGATAAGCTGCGTTACAACTACATCACCTTGCAGGAGCGCATCCAGCGGCTGGCCAACATGCTGGTCGCGGCAGGGGTGAAAGCGGGTGATACTGTGGCCTTGCTCGATTGGGACAGTCATCGTGCGCTCGAATGCTTCTTCGCCGTGCCAATGCTGGGCGCAGTACTGCACACGGTGAACGTGCGCCTGTCGGCTGAACAGATCCGCTACACCATGAACCACGCCGAAGATAAGCTGGTGCTGGTTCACGATGACTTCCTGCCATTGATGGAGCAACTGCAGGACGAACTGGAGACAGTCGAAGGTTTCATTCGCTTGGGCGATGCACAACCCTGCACCAGCGCACTTCCGGTACTGGGCGAGTACGAAGCGCTGCTGGCTGCGGCGGCTACGGCGTACGAATTCCCGGACTTTGACGAGAATTCGCTGGCAACCCTGTTCTACACCACCGGCACCACGGGCAACCCCAAGGGCGTCTACTTCACCCACCGCCAATTGGTGCTGCACACCCTTAATGAACTGGGGACGTTGGCGGCCTGTGGTGCCGAGCCGTTGCTGCGTTCCGGCGATGTGTACATGCCCATCACGCCGATGTTCCATGTACACGCCTGGGGCGTGCCTTATGTGGCTACCGCCCTGGGTATCAAGCAGGTGTACCCTGGGCGCTACGAACCCAACCAGCTTGTGCGCCTGTTCCGCGAAGAGCAGGTGACCTTTTCGCACTGCGTCCCGACCCTGCTGCAGATGATGCTCGACAGCGAGGAGGGCCGTAATACCGACCTTACCGGCTGGAAAATGCTACTCGGCGGCAGCGCCTTGACCCAAGGCCTGGCAACACGGGCGAGCAACCGCGGCATTCGTGTGCACTGTGGCTACGGCATGTCCGAAACTTGCCCGCTGCTGAGCCTGACCAACCTTACCCCGCAAGACCTGGCGCTGCCCATGGACCAGCAGATACCCCTGCGCATCAACGCTGGCGTGCCCATTCCACTGGTGGACTTGCGTATCGTCGATGAGCAAGGCAATCAGGTCGCACACGACGGTGAAAGCCTCGGCGAGATCGTGGTACGCGCGCCCTGGCTGACCCAGGGCTACCTGAAAGAACCTGAGCAAGGCGCAGCATTGTGGGCTGATGGCTGGATGCACACCGGTGACATGGCCTGCATCAATGCACGCGGCGTGGTGCAGATTCGCGACCGGATCAAGGACGTGATCAAAACCGGCGGTGAGTGGATAAGCTCGGTAGCGCTGGAAAGCCTGATCAGCCAACACCCTGGCGTCGACTCAGTGGCAGTTGTTGGCATTGCCGATGCGCAATGGGGGGAACAGCCCCTGGCACTGGTGGTTTGTGTGGCAGGTATGCATCTGGATCAACAATCGCTGGCACAGCACCTGCAACAGTTCGTCGACAGCGGCAGCCTGAACAAATGGGCCGTGCCACGGCAGGTGCGATTTGTCGATGAAATTCCGAAAACCAGTGTCGGCAAGATCAACAAGAAGCTGATTCGCGAGCTGCATGCCTGCCAGGCGTAG
- a CDS encoding YeeE/YedE family protein yields the protein MTIDWAHFTPWSALLGGALIGLGVSMFALLNGRVAGISGLLGSLLQKHDEGRREKGLFVLGILVAPLLWWVFAGRPLAEFEAGPLTLIVAGLLVGLGARYGSGCTSGHGVCGLARLSPRSLVATLSFMASGIGVVFIARHLMGG from the coding sequence ATGACAATCGATTGGGCCCATTTCACACCGTGGTCGGCGTTGCTCGGCGGCGCCCTGATTGGTCTGGGCGTGAGTATGTTCGCCCTGCTGAACGGCCGTGTCGCAGGCATCAGTGGCCTGCTGGGTAGCCTGTTGCAAAAGCATGATGAGGGCAGACGCGAGAAGGGGTTGTTCGTTCTCGGGATTTTAGTAGCGCCCTTGCTCTGGTGGGTGTTTGCCGGGCGACCGCTTGCCGAGTTCGAGGCCGGACCATTGACCTTGATTGTTGCAGGTTTGCTGGTAGGCCTGGGCGCCCGCTATGGCTCGGGATGCACCAGCGGCCATGGCGTGTGTGGCCTGGCCCGGCTATCGCCGCGTTCGCTGGTGGCCACCCTGTCGTTCATGGCCAGCGGCATCGGCGTGGTCTTCATTGCCCGTCACCTGATGGGGGGCTGA
- a CDS encoding DUF6691 family protein, whose translation MRAIVALLAGLVFGLGLLLAGMANPAKVLGFLDLAGLWDPSLALVMVAAIAVAFVPLQWSRKQSRSLLGSPMRMPAARDVDSRLILGSLVFGAGWGLAGICPGPGLVLLLTGYWQSILFVAAMLLGMALFSAIERWRGR comes from the coding sequence ATGAGGGCAATAGTCGCTTTGCTGGCAGGTCTGGTATTCGGTCTTGGCCTTTTGCTGGCCGGCATGGCCAATCCGGCCAAAGTCCTTGGTTTTCTCGATCTGGCCGGGCTTTGGGACCCATCACTGGCGCTGGTCATGGTCGCTGCAATCGCGGTTGCGTTCGTACCGCTGCAATGGAGTCGCAAACAGTCGCGCTCACTGCTGGGTTCCCCCATGCGTATGCCCGCAGCCCGCGATGTGGACTCCAGGCTGATTCTCGGCAGCCTGGTATTTGGTGCGGGCTGGGGCTTAGCCGGTATCTGCCCTGGCCCTGGCCTGGTGCTGTTATTGACCGGCTACTGGCAAAGTATTCTCTTCGTTGCCGCCATGTTGCTGGGCATGGCCTTGTTCAGCGCTATCGAGCGCTGGCGTGGCCGCTGA
- a CDS encoding type 1 glutamine amidotransferase domain-containing protein, with protein MSTPLNGKRVLIITANTGIERDELLSPLQALREQGAGITHGSIKGGTVQTFLHDTDKDRTVESNARLADLNGDDFDVLIIPGGTVNADTLRQDADAARLIQAFSLCGKTIAAICHGPWALIDAKVIAGKTLTSYPSVRTDLVNAKAEWVDAEVKECTAKGWRLITSRNPDDLPAFNKAIAQALQAA; from the coding sequence ATGAGCACACCACTTAACGGCAAACGCGTCCTGATCATCACCGCCAACACGGGCATCGAACGTGATGAACTACTCAGTCCCCTGCAAGCCCTGCGCGAGCAAGGCGCGGGCATTACCCATGGGTCGATCAAAGGCGGCACCGTGCAGACCTTCTTGCATGACACCGACAAGGACCGTACGGTCGAATCCAACGCCAGGCTTGCAGACCTCAACGGCGACGACTTCGATGTCCTGATCATCCCAGGCGGTACGGTCAACGCCGACACCCTGCGTCAAGATGCCGATGCAGCGCGGCTAATCCAGGCATTCAGCCTCTGCGGTAAAACTATAGCCGCAATTTGCCATGGTCCCTGGGCGCTGATCGATGCCAAGGTGATCGCCGGCAAGACATTGACCTCTTACCCCAGCGTTCGTACCGACCTGGTCAACGCCAAGGCCGAATGGGTGGACGCCGAAGTCAAGGAGTGCACCGCCAAAGGCTGGCGCTTGATCACATCGCGCAATCCAGACGATCTGCCGGCGTTCAACAAGGCAATTGCCCAGGCTTTACAGGCGGCGTGA
- the xth gene encoding exodeoxyribonuclease III, translating to MKTLKIATFNVNGIRARLPNLLAWLERERPDIACLQELKAVDRYFPKADLEAIGYASLFMGQASWNGVAILVRDAEPLEVRRGLPGTEGDPQSRYLAAAAHGVLVGCLYLPNGNPQPGPKFDYKLAWFERLIEHAATLQGSDHPVVLAGDYNVVPTDFDIYNTRSWLKDALLQPQSRECYQRLLQQGWTDALRHLYPNDRIYTFWDYFRQHWQKNAGLRIDHLLLNPTLKPCLKNAGVDAWVRNEAHASDHAPTWIELDTRKLK from the coding sequence ATGAAAACCTTGAAGATCGCTACCTTCAACGTCAATGGCATTCGCGCCCGGCTGCCGAACCTGCTGGCCTGGCTCGAACGTGAACGCCCTGATATCGCTTGTTTGCAGGAACTCAAGGCAGTAGACCGGTACTTCCCCAAGGCCGACCTCGAGGCAATCGGTTATGCCAGCCTGTTCATGGGCCAGGCTTCCTGGAATGGCGTGGCCATCCTCGTTCGCGATGCCGAGCCGCTGGAAGTACGGCGCGGCTTACCCGGCACCGAAGGCGATCCGCAAAGCCGCTATCTGGCGGCAGCAGCGCACGGGGTACTGGTCGGCTGCTTGTATCTACCCAACGGCAATCCGCAACCGGGCCCGAAATTCGATTACAAACTGGCCTGGTTCGAACGATTGATCGAGCATGCTGCTACCTTGCAAGGCAGCGATCATCCTGTGGTACTGGCCGGCGATTACAACGTAGTGCCGACCGACTTCGACATCTACAACACCCGTTCATGGCTCAAGGATGCCTTGCTGCAACCGCAGAGCCGCGAATGCTACCAGCGCCTGTTGCAGCAGGGCTGGACCGATGCGCTGCGCCATCTTTACCCCAACGACAGGATCTACACTTTCTGGGACTACTTCCGCCAGCATTGGCAGAAGAACGCAGGCTTGCGCATTGATCACTTGCTGCTCAATCCAACGCTCAAACCTTGCCTGAAAAACGCCGGCGTAGATGCCTGGGTGCGTAATGAGGCACATGCCAGCGACCATGCACCGACCTGGATAGAACTGGACACGCGCAAACTCAAATAG
- a CDS encoding iron-containing redox enzyme family protein, which produces MTLLKPMSGDLAELHRHGSLRELYQHLLSSEKEEAAQAAATFLQQQLAAVEDVATGLPPDAQQLAHWVEQNCVAVAAEYADYLEQRKQGAVRRYFHNKAHALHTLRSVAPTKLVDGAWLYGVLEHWRDYRYNGLITTYLEELGDGQGAQNHVAIYRRLLAEHDCESDQGLADEHFHQGAIQLALGCCASDFMPEVLGYNLGYEQLPLHLLVCAYELIELGIDPYYFSLHVTIDNASTGHARRAVVAVRELMPVGMDPQLYWKRVARGYALNDLGTSTTAVIQAFDLEQELLAMLERKRPFGQHMHSDYASFEGKTVNQWLSESGQMPDFLRALQGKGWIQRHQDPANSRFWQLIDGAGAVMFGVFSGFEKQLIHDWIAGDWQDGRRRCARRRISNVAAQELPEDAETEALSASLKGQPADAQIALLMPWLGPQRHSRPAGLFATRRFIELRTRLR; this is translated from the coding sequence ATGACCTTGCTGAAACCCATGAGCGGCGATCTTGCCGAATTACACCGTCATGGTTCACTGCGTGAGCTGTATCAGCACCTGCTGTCCAGCGAGAAAGAGGAGGCCGCGCAAGCGGCGGCCACGTTTTTGCAGCAACAACTGGCCGCAGTCGAAGACGTGGCCACCGGGCTACCGCCAGATGCGCAACAACTGGCCCATTGGGTCGAGCAAAACTGTGTGGCGGTGGCGGCCGAATACGCCGACTATCTGGAGCAGCGCAAGCAAGGGGCCGTGCGCAGATATTTTCACAACAAGGCGCACGCGCTGCACACATTGCGCAGCGTGGCGCCAACCAAACTGGTCGATGGTGCCTGGTTGTACGGTGTGCTGGAGCACTGGCGCGACTATCGCTATAACGGCTTGATAACCACGTACCTTGAAGAGCTCGGTGATGGACAGGGTGCCCAGAACCATGTCGCCATCTACCGACGCCTGTTGGCCGAACATGATTGCGAGAGCGACCAGGGGCTTGCCGACGAACACTTTCACCAAGGCGCGATCCAGTTGGCGCTAGGCTGTTGCGCCAGTGACTTCATGCCCGAAGTGCTGGGCTATAACCTTGGTTACGAGCAATTGCCATTGCATTTGCTGGTCTGCGCCTACGAACTCATTGAACTGGGCATCGACCCTTATTATTTCAGCCTTCACGTCACCATCGACAACGCCAGCACCGGGCATGCCCGCCGGGCAGTAGTGGCCGTACGCGAATTGATGCCGGTGGGCATGGACCCGCAGTTGTACTGGAAGCGTGTCGCACGGGGTTACGCGCTCAATGATCTGGGCACAAGCACCACTGCGGTCATCCAAGCTTTCGATCTGGAGCAGGAGTTGTTGGCGATGCTCGAACGCAAGCGTCCGTTTGGCCAGCACATGCACTCCGACTACGCCAGTTTCGAGGGCAAGACCGTCAACCAATGGCTCAGTGAATCTGGGCAAATGCCCGACTTCCTACGCGCCCTCCAAGGCAAGGGCTGGATCCAGCGTCATCAGGACCCGGCAAACAGCCGTTTCTGGCAGTTGATCGACGGGGCTGGAGCGGTGATGTTTGGCGTGTTCAGCGGCTTCGAAAAGCAGCTGATACACGATTGGATTGCTGGCGACTGGCAGGATGGTCGTCGTCGTTGTGCGCGACGACGTATTTCCAACGTGGCCGCTCAAGAGTTACCCGAGGATGCGGAAACCGAAGCGCTCAGTGCATCGCTCAAAGGCCAGCCCGCTGATGCACAGATTGCGCTGTTGATGCCTTGGCTCGGCCCACAGCGTCACAGCCGTCCTGCCGGCTTGTTCGCTACGCGCCGCTTTATCGAGCTACGTACCCGTTTGCGCTGA
- a CDS encoding class I SAM-dependent methyltransferase, which produces MVDFVKCPERPLYPHQPLADRALLGLGRRLQADGYRFITPTPLTHQRVNNRPNNPRNEDLRGVFGWSRPFEANLFKANDLAMLEEAGIVQRCAGLYRSTVRWSSLGPLLLAHSAFPTTEADAVFFGPDSYRFASLIEAHLLQHFTPVHRAVDIGCGAGAGALVLARARQDAEVLALDINPRALRLCAVNAELAGATNVSIYHSDVLNSVEGCFDLILANPPYMNDVQQRAYRHGGGALGEHLSLRILEESLPRLQVHGTLLLYTGVAMVAGSDPFLAATQRLLTDANFAWTYRELDPDVFGEELEKPGYEQVERIAVVALTVSRLR; this is translated from the coding sequence ATGGTTGATTTCGTCAAATGTCCAGAACGCCCGCTATACCCACATCAGCCTTTGGCCGACCGTGCTTTGCTTGGACTGGGTCGACGCTTGCAGGCTGATGGCTACCGCTTCATCACCCCAACACCCTTGACCCACCAACGCGTCAACAATCGCCCCAACAACCCTCGCAACGAAGACCTGCGCGGTGTTTTTGGCTGGTCGAGGCCATTTGAAGCCAACCTGTTCAAGGCAAACGACCTGGCCATGCTGGAGGAGGCCGGTATTGTTCAGAGGTGCGCCGGGCTGTATCGCAGCACCGTCCGTTGGTCCAGCCTTGGACCCTTGTTGCTGGCGCATTCGGCGTTTCCCACGACTGAGGCCGACGCGGTATTTTTCGGGCCTGACAGCTATCGCTTCGCCAGTTTGATCGAAGCACACCTGCTACAGCATTTCACACCCGTTCACCGGGCGGTGGACATTGGCTGCGGTGCCGGCGCGGGCGCCCTGGTGCTGGCGCGGGCGCGCCAGGACGCTGAGGTACTGGCGTTGGATATCAATCCGCGGGCCCTGCGCCTGTGCGCAGTCAATGCCGAACTGGCCGGGGCCACTAACGTCAGCATCTACCACAGCGATGTGCTCAACAGTGTCGAAGGATGCTTCGATCTGATTCTGGCTAACCCGCCTTACATGAACGACGTGCAACAACGGGCTTACCGGCATGGCGGCGGTGCCCTGGGTGAACACTTGTCGTTACGCATCCTCGAGGAGTCACTACCGCGACTGCAAGTTCATGGCACGTTGCTGTTGTACACCGGCGTGGCGATGGTGGCAGGCAGCGACCCGTTCCTGGCTGCTACACAGCGCCTGCTGACCGACGCCAATTTCGCCTGGACTTACCGCGAACTCGACCCCGATGTCTTCGGAGAAGAGTTGGAAAAGCCCGGCTACGAGCAGGTCGAGCGGATTGCGGTAGTAGCCCTGACCGTGTCGCGGTTGCGCTGA